A portion of the Streptomyces coeruleoprunus genome contains these proteins:
- the pepN gene encoding aminopeptidase N has product MPGENLSRDEARERAALLSVDGYDVVLDVRSATGESAPEPRTFRSVTTIRFRCATPGASTFADLVAPSVTAVTLNGRALDPAAVFDGARIALDGLAEENVLVVDAQCAYSRTGEGLHRFVDPEDGEVYLYTQYEPADARRVFANFEQPDLKAPFRFEVTAPEGWQVWSNGAEESRGGGVWRFAETRPISTYITCVVAGPYHYVTDTYRRGDLEIPLGAMCRKGLAKHFDADDVFLVTKQGLDFFHEHFDYPYPFGKYDQAFVPEYNLGAMENPGMVTFREEYIYRGKVTQAAYERRANVILHEMAHMWFGDLVTMKWWDDLWLKESFADFMGTFSMVEATRFTNGWITFANNRKAWAYRADQLPSTHPITADIRDLEDAKLNFDGITYAKGAAVLKQLVAYAGREAFLEGARRYFKRHAYGNTTLNDLLTVLEETSGRDMKTWSRSWLETSGVNALTPVVTYDAEGRIAELAVEQEGAEARPHRAAVGLYRLEGGELVRYARAEADITGERTVVAELAGVERPALVLVNDEDLTYCKVRFDAGSLATLRSHLGDIVDPLARALCWSALWNMTRDAVMPARDFVALVLDFASRESDIGVLQMLHAWARTALTHYAAPEWREEGAASLAAGALRELRQAAPGSEHQLTWARFFAAVATADEHFGLLEGLLAGAEKVEGLDVDQELRWAFLEPLAAHGRADESVLAAELARDDTASGKRHQVRCLAARPSAAVKAQAWAQVVESDRLSNALVEATIAGFVQPSQRELVAPYAEKYFAAIERVWAERSIQIGMDVVRGLFPALQDRAETLEATDAWLAAHEDAPPALRRLVLESRDDLARALRAQECDGASS; this is encoded by the coding sequence GTGCCCGGTGAGAACCTGTCCCGAGACGAGGCCCGCGAGCGGGCCGCGCTGCTGTCCGTCGACGGGTACGACGTCGTGCTCGACGTGCGGTCCGCGACCGGGGAGAGCGCACCGGAGCCGCGGACGTTCCGGTCGGTGACGACGATCCGGTTCCGCTGCGCGACGCCCGGGGCGAGCACCTTCGCCGACCTGGTCGCGCCGTCCGTGACCGCCGTCACGCTCAACGGGCGGGCGCTGGACCCGGCGGCCGTGTTCGACGGGGCCCGGATCGCCCTGGACGGGCTGGCCGAGGAGAACGTCCTGGTCGTGGACGCGCAGTGCGCGTACAGCCGCACGGGCGAGGGTCTGCACCGGTTCGTGGACCCGGAGGACGGCGAGGTCTACCTCTACACGCAGTACGAGCCGGCCGACGCCCGGCGCGTGTTCGCCAACTTCGAGCAGCCCGACCTCAAGGCGCCCTTCCGTTTCGAGGTGACGGCGCCCGAGGGCTGGCAGGTGTGGAGCAACGGCGCCGAGGAGTCCCGCGGGGGCGGGGTGTGGCGGTTCGCGGAGACGCGGCCGATCTCCACGTACATCACGTGTGTCGTCGCCGGCCCGTACCACTACGTCACGGACACCTACCGGCGCGGCGACCTGGAGATCCCGCTGGGCGCGATGTGCCGCAAGGGGCTCGCGAAGCACTTCGACGCGGACGACGTCTTCCTGGTCACCAAGCAGGGGCTGGACTTCTTCCACGAGCACTTCGACTACCCGTACCCGTTCGGGAAGTACGACCAGGCGTTCGTGCCCGAGTACAACCTCGGCGCCATGGAGAACCCGGGCATGGTCACGTTCCGCGAGGAGTACATCTACCGCGGCAAGGTGACGCAGGCGGCGTACGAGCGGCGTGCGAACGTCATCCTGCACGAGATGGCGCACATGTGGTTCGGCGACCTCGTCACCATGAAGTGGTGGGACGACCTGTGGCTGAAGGAGTCCTTCGCGGACTTCATGGGGACGTTCTCGATGGTGGAGGCGACCCGCTTCACCAACGGCTGGATCACCTTCGCCAACAACCGCAAGGCGTGGGCCTACCGGGCCGACCAGCTGCCCTCGACGCACCCCATCACGGCCGACATCCGTGACCTGGAGGACGCCAAGCTCAACTTCGACGGCATCACCTACGCCAAGGGCGCGGCCGTCCTGAAGCAGCTGGTGGCGTACGCGGGCCGGGAGGCGTTCCTGGAGGGCGCCCGGCGCTACTTCAAGCGGCACGCGTACGGCAACACGACGCTGAACGACCTGCTGACCGTCCTGGAGGAGACCTCCGGCCGGGACATGAAGACGTGGTCCCGGTCCTGGCTGGAGACGTCCGGCGTCAACGCGCTCACCCCGGTCGTCACGTACGACGCGGAGGGCCGGATCGCCGAGCTGGCCGTCGAGCAGGAGGGCGCCGAGGCACGGCCCCACCGCGCGGCCGTCGGGCTGTACCGCCTGGAGGGCGGGGAGCTGGTGCGCTACGCCCGCGCCGAGGCGGACATCACCGGGGAGCGGACCGTCGTGGCGGAGCTGGCGGGCGTCGAGCGTCCGGCGCTCGTGCTGGTGAACGACGAGGACCTGACGTACTGCAAGGTGCGGTTCGACGCCGGTTCGCTGGCGACGCTGCGGTCCCACCTTGGGGACATCGTGGACCCGCTGGCGCGCGCCCTGTGCTGGTCGGCGCTGTGGAACATGACGCGGGACGCGGTCATGCCGGCCAGGGACTTCGTGGCCCTGGTGCTGGACTTCGCGAGCCGTGAGTCCGACATCGGTGTGCTGCAGATGCTGCACGCGTGGGCGCGCACCGCGCTGACGCACTACGCGGCCCCGGAGTGGCGCGAGGAGGGCGCCGCTTCGCTGGCCGCGGGTGCGCTGCGGGAGCTGCGGCAGGCGGCGCCGGGCAGCGAGCACCAGCTGACCTGGGCGCGGTTCTTCGCGGCGGTGGCCACGGCGGACGAGCACTTCGGGCTGTTGGAGGGCCTGCTGGCGGGCGCGGAGAAGGTCGAGGGTCTCGACGTCGACCAGGAGCTGCGCTGGGCGTTCCTGGAGCCGCTGGCCGCGCACGGGCGGGCCGACGAGTCGGTGCTCGCGGCGGAGCTGGCCCGGGACGACACGGCGTCGGGCAAGCGGCACCAGGTCCGGTGCCTGGCGGCGCGGCCGTCGGCGGCGGTCAAGGCGCAGGCGTGGGCGCAGGTCGTGGAGTCGGACCGGCTGTCGAACGCGCTGGTCGAGGCGACGATCGCCGGGTTCGTCCAGCCGTCGCAGCGGGAGCTGGTCGCGCCGTACGCGGAGAAGTACTTCGCGGCGATCGAGCGGGTGTGGGCCGAGCGGTCCATCCAGATCGGCATGGACGTGGTCCGCGGGCTGTTCCCCGCGCTCCAGGACCGGGCGGAGACGCTGGAGGCCACGGACGCGTGGCTCGCCGCGCACGAGGACGCCCCGCCGGCGCTGCGGCGGCTGGTGCTGGAGTCGCGGGACGACCTGGCCCGCGCGCTGCGGGCCCAGGAGTGCGACGGCGCCTCGTCCTGA
- a CDS encoding DsbA family protein, with protein MSETRTTADFWFDPLCPWAWMTSRWMLEVQKVRPVDVRWHVMSLAVLNENKLDEVPEEYREMLATTAWGPVRVAVAAEQLHGPEVLGRLYTAMGTRIHNQGLGPTREAMADALAEAGLPAELLEYADRDTYDTELRASHKEGINKVGQDVGTPVIAVPGPEGAEVAFFGPVVTPAPKGEAAGRLWDGTLLVAATPGFYEIKRTRTEGPIFD; from the coding sequence ATGTCCGAGACGAGGACCACCGCCGACTTCTGGTTCGACCCGCTGTGCCCGTGGGCGTGGATGACCTCCCGCTGGATGCTGGAGGTGCAGAAGGTACGGCCGGTGGACGTGCGCTGGCATGTGATGAGCCTGGCCGTGCTGAACGAGAACAAACTGGACGAGGTCCCGGAGGAGTACCGGGAGATGCTCGCCACCACCGCGTGGGGCCCCGTCCGCGTCGCCGTCGCCGCCGAACAGCTGCACGGTCCCGAGGTGCTCGGCCGCCTGTACACGGCGATGGGCACCCGCATCCACAACCAGGGCCTGGGCCCCACGCGCGAGGCCATGGCCGACGCGCTGGCGGAGGCCGGACTGCCGGCGGAGCTGCTGGAGTACGCCGACCGGGACACGTACGACACGGAGCTGCGCGCCTCCCACAAGGAGGGCATCAACAAGGTCGGCCAGGACGTCGGCACGCCCGTCATCGCGGTGCCCGGCCCCGAGGGCGCGGAGGTCGCCTTCTTCGGCCCGGTCGTCACCCCGGCGCCCAAGGGCGAGGCGGCGGGCCGCCTGTGGGACGGCACGCTGCTGGTGGCGGCGACACCCGGCTTCTACGAGATCAAGCGCACACGTACCGAAGGCCCCATTTTCGACTGA
- a CDS encoding superoxide dismutase: MAIYTLPELPYDYAALEPVISPEIIELHHDKHHAAYVKGANDTLEQLAEARDKDQWGAVNGLEKNLAFHLSGHILHSIYWHNMTGDGGGEPLEKDGVGELADAIAESFGSFAKFKAQLSKAAATTQGSGWGVLAYEPVSGRLIVEQVYDHQGNVGQGSVPILVFDAWEHAFYLQYRNQKVDFIEAMWRVVNWQDVAKRYADAKDRTPLIAP, encoded by the coding sequence ATGGCGATCTACACACTTCCTGAACTTCCGTACGACTACGCGGCGCTCGAGCCGGTCATCAGCCCGGAGATCATCGAGCTGCACCACGACAAGCACCACGCGGCCTACGTCAAGGGCGCGAACGACACGCTGGAGCAGCTGGCGGAGGCCCGCGACAAGGACCAGTGGGGCGCGGTCAACGGCCTGGAGAAGAACCTGGCCTTCCACCTCTCGGGCCACATCCTGCACTCCATCTACTGGCACAACATGACCGGTGACGGCGGCGGCGAGCCGCTGGAGAAGGACGGCGTGGGCGAGCTGGCGGACGCCATCGCGGAGTCCTTCGGCTCCTTCGCCAAGTTCAAGGCGCAGCTGTCGAAGGCCGCCGCGACCACCCAGGGCTCGGGCTGGGGCGTCCTCGCGTACGAGCCGGTCAGCGGCCGGCTGATCGTCGAGCAGGTCTACGACCACCAGGGAAACGTGGGCCAGGGCTCGGTGCCGATCCTGGTGTTCGACGCCTGGGAGCACGCCTTCTACCTGCAGTACCGCAACCAGAAGGTCGACTTCATCGAGGCCATGTGGCGGGTCGTCAACTGGCAGGACGTGGCCAAGCGCTACGCCGACGCCAAGGACCGCACGCCGCTGATCGCTCCCTGA
- a CDS encoding amino acid permease produces the protein MSRTSAPASAEQTAVEPTTSTPSADAPLSHGLKQRHLSMIALGGVIGAGLFVGSGSAIAAAGPSIILAYAISGALVMLVMRMLGEMSAANPASGSFSVHAERAIGPWAGFTAGWAFWFLLCVAVGLEGIGAAKIMSGWLPGVPEWSLVALFMLVFCVTNLAAVKNFGEFEFWFAALKIAAITLFLVIGLLAILGVLPGTEAPGTSNLTGHGGFLPNGTEGLIVGLLASVFAYGGLETVTIAAAESEHPVQGVAKAVRTAMWRIAVFYIGSMAVVVTLIPWNSPDLANPDKGSYVATLEHLGLPAAGEIMKVVVLVALLSAMNANIYGASRMACSLVARGQGPKVLGRISGGVPRLAVLVSCVFGFVCVLLSYWRPNDVFMWLLNMIGAIILVVWFFIAVSQLLLRRRLEREAPEKLVVRMWAYPVLTWVALAGMAAVFVLMAREEGTRTQLYYTGGLVLVLAVAGYIHQQTRTQAPAVAFAEASAPAAASAPEPADAEPKDAEPKAEKPKDEAPKDAEPKDEEPKDEAPKDAKPKDEAEAADEESEKADKSNKNDKGDD, from the coding sequence ATGTCTCGGACCTCCGCGCCCGCGTCCGCCGAGCAGACAGCCGTCGAGCCGACCACCTCGACGCCGTCCGCCGATGCGCCGCTCTCGCACGGACTCAAGCAACGCCACCTGTCGATGATCGCCCTGGGCGGTGTGATCGGTGCCGGCCTCTTCGTCGGCTCCGGCTCCGCCATCGCGGCCGCCGGCCCTTCGATCATTCTCGCGTATGCGATCTCCGGCGCCCTCGTCATGCTGGTCATGCGCATGCTCGGCGAGATGTCGGCGGCGAACCCCGCGTCGGGCTCCTTCTCGGTCCACGCCGAGCGGGCGATCGGCCCGTGGGCCGGCTTCACGGCGGGCTGGGCGTTCTGGTTCCTGCTCTGCGTGGCCGTCGGCCTGGAGGGCATCGGCGCCGCGAAGATCATGTCGGGCTGGCTGCCGGGCGTGCCCGAGTGGTCCCTCGTGGCCCTGTTCATGCTGGTCTTCTGCGTCACGAACCTGGCCGCCGTGAAGAACTTCGGCGAGTTCGAGTTCTGGTTCGCCGCGCTCAAGATCGCCGCGATCACGCTGTTCCTGGTCATCGGCCTGCTGGCCATCCTGGGCGTGCTGCCCGGCACGGAGGCCCCCGGCACCTCGAACCTCACCGGCCACGGCGGCTTCCTGCCCAACGGCACCGAGGGCCTGATCGTGGGCCTGCTCGCCTCGGTCTTCGCGTACGGCGGCCTCGAGACCGTCACCATCGCCGCCGCCGAGTCCGAGCACCCCGTCCAGGGCGTCGCCAAGGCCGTCCGTACGGCGATGTGGCGCATCGCGGTCTTCTACATCGGCTCGATGGCCGTCGTCGTCACGCTCATCCCGTGGAACAGCCCCGACCTGGCCAACCCGGACAAGGGCTCGTACGTCGCCACCCTGGAGCACCTGGGCCTGCCGGCCGCCGGCGAGATCATGAAGGTCGTCGTCCTGGTCGCCCTGCTGTCCGCGATGAACGCCAACATCTACGGCGCGTCCCGCATGGCCTGCTCGCTGGTGGCGCGCGGCCAGGGCCCGAAGGTGCTCGGCCGGATCTCGGGCGGGGTGCCGCGCCTCGCGGTGCTGGTGTCCTGCGTCTTCGGCTTCGTCTGCGTGCTGCTGAGCTACTGGCGGCCGAACGACGTGTTCATGTGGCTGCTGAACATGATCGGCGCGATCATCCTGGTCGTCTGGTTCTTCATCGCCGTGTCGCAGCTGCTGCTGCGCCGCCGCCTGGAGCGGGAGGCGCCGGAGAAGCTGGTCGTCCGCATGTGGGCGTACCCGGTCCTGACGTGGGTCGCGCTCGCCGGCATGGCGGCGGTGTTCGTCCTGATGGCCCGTGAGGAGGGCACGCGGACGCAGCTGTACTACACGGGTGGTCTGGTGCTCGTGCTCGCGGTGGCGGGCTACATCCACCAGCAGACCCGTACGCAGGCACCGGCCGTCGCGTTCGCCGAGGCCTCCGCGCCGGCGGCGGCCTCCGCGCCGGAGCCCGCGGACGCGGAGCCGAAGGACGCGGAGCCGAAGGCCGAAAAGCCGAAGGACGAGGCCCCCAAGGACGCGGAGCCGAAGGACGAGGAGCCGAAGGACGAGGCCCCCAAGGACGCCAAGCCGAAGGACGAGGCCGAGGCCGCCGACGAAGAGTCCGAGAAGGCCGACAAGAGCAACAAGAACGACAAGGGCGACGACTGA
- a CDS encoding amino acid permease, which translates to MHDAPTEPLAHALKRRHLTMLGLGGVIGAGLFVGSGAGIAVAGPGIVLSYLVAGALAMLVMRMLGEMSAAMPASGAFSVHAERALGRWAGFSVGWLYWFLLVVVLAVEATGAARIAAGWAPGVPQWAWVLILMVVFTGANLAAVKNFGESEFWFAALKVGAIVAFLVLGVAAVFGWLPGTRAVGTANLTGQGGFLPHGWEGVVSGVLVVVFAFGGLEVVTIAAAESEDPARNVARAVRSAVWRILFFYVGSMLVVVTLLPWTAMRPGLSPYVAVLDSIGVPSAGRIMDVVVFVALLSALNANLYGASRMVFSLAERGEAPKGLLAVSRGGVPRRAVLASVAFGFVSVLLNLKWPDSVFLYLLNAVGAVLLFVWALIAVSQLRLRRRIERETPELLTLRMWAFPWLTWAALAAMAAVLVLMLTDAGTRPQVLWSGAATGAVLVVAGAREWHSSHVRDNRRM; encoded by the coding sequence ATGCACGACGCCCCGACCGAGCCGCTCGCGCATGCGCTGAAGCGGCGTCACCTGACGATGCTGGGGCTGGGCGGGGTGATCGGCGCCGGCCTGTTCGTCGGTTCCGGCGCGGGCATCGCGGTCGCCGGTCCGGGGATCGTCCTGTCGTATCTCGTCGCGGGCGCGCTGGCGATGCTGGTCATGCGGATGCTCGGCGAGATGTCGGCGGCGATGCCGGCGTCAGGGGCGTTCTCGGTGCACGCCGAGCGGGCGCTGGGCCGCTGGGCCGGGTTCTCGGTGGGCTGGCTGTACTGGTTCCTGCTGGTGGTGGTGCTCGCCGTGGAGGCGACGGGCGCGGCGCGGATCGCGGCCGGGTGGGCGCCGGGGGTGCCGCAGTGGGCCTGGGTGCTGATCCTGATGGTGGTGTTCACCGGCGCCAATCTGGCGGCCGTGAAGAACTTCGGCGAGTCGGAGTTCTGGTTCGCCGCGCTCAAGGTCGGCGCGATCGTGGCCTTCCTGGTGCTGGGCGTGGCGGCGGTCTTCGGATGGCTGCCGGGCACGCGGGCGGTGGGGACGGCGAACCTGACCGGGCAGGGCGGCTTCCTGCCCCACGGCTGGGAGGGCGTGGTGTCCGGGGTCCTCGTCGTCGTGTTCGCCTTCGGCGGCCTGGAGGTCGTGACGATCGCGGCCGCGGAGTCCGAGGACCCGGCGCGCAACGTGGCCCGCGCGGTGCGCAGCGCGGTGTGGCGCATCCTCTTCTTCTACGTGGGCTCGATGCTGGTCGTCGTGACGCTGCTGCCGTGGACGGCGATGCGGCCGGGCCTGAGCCCGTACGTGGCGGTGCTGGACTCCATCGGGGTGCCGTCGGCGGGGCGGATCATGGACGTCGTGGTGTTCGTGGCGCTGCTGTCCGCGCTGAACGCCAACCTGTACGGGGCGTCGCGGATGGTGTTCTCGCTCGCGGAGCGCGGTGAGGCGCCGAAGGGGCTGCTGGCGGTGTCACGGGGCGGGGTGCCGCGCCGGGCGGTGCTGGCGTCGGTGGCGTTCGGCTTCGTGTCGGTGCTGCTCAACCTGAAGTGGCCGGATTCCGTTTTCCTGTATCTGCTGAACGCGGTGGGCGCGGTCCTGCTCTTCGTCTGGGCGCTGATCGCCGTGTCCCAACTGCGGCTGCGGCGCCGGATCGAGCGGGAGACGCCCGAGCTGCTGACCCTCCGCATGTGGGCGTTCCCATGGCTGACCTGGGCGGCGCTGGCCGCGATGGCGGCGGTGCTGGTGCTGATGCTGACCGACGCCGGGACGCGGCCGCAGGTGCTGTGGTCCGGGGCGGCGACGGGTGCGGTGCTCGTGGTGGCGGGCGCGCGGGAGTGGCATTCCAGCCATGTCCGCGACAATAGGCGGATGTGA
- a CDS encoding biotin transporter BioY, which produces MSTAAAPTRTGAVLADLLPASRTRDIALVVGGAALTGIAAQLSVPIPGSPVPVSGQTFAALLVGTALGARLGFLSLAGYALAGMAGMPWFAQGTSGYGMPSFGYILGMLLAATVVGALARRGADRSVLRMAGTMAVGSLIIYAVGVPYLALATGMSLSQAVAVGLVPFLVGDAVKAALAMGALPTAWKFAGRRG; this is translated from the coding sequence ATGAGCACTGCTGCCGCCCCCACCCGTACCGGAGCGGTCCTCGCCGACCTGCTGCCGGCCAGCCGCACCCGCGACATCGCGCTCGTGGTCGGCGGCGCCGCGCTCACCGGCATCGCCGCCCAGCTGTCCGTGCCGATCCCGGGCTCCCCGGTCCCGGTCTCCGGCCAGACCTTCGCCGCCCTCCTCGTCGGCACCGCGCTCGGCGCCCGCCTGGGCTTCCTGTCCCTCGCCGGGTACGCGCTCGCCGGCATGGCGGGCATGCCGTGGTTCGCCCAGGGCACCTCCGGCTACGGGATGCCGTCCTTCGGCTACATCCTCGGCATGCTGCTCGCCGCGACCGTCGTGGGCGCGCTCGCCCGGCGCGGTGCGGACCGCTCGGTGCTGCGCATGGCGGGCACCATGGCGGTCGGCTCGCTGATCATCTACGCGGTGGGCGTGCCGTACCTGGCCCTCGCGACCGGGATGTCCCTGTCCCAGGCCGTCGCCGTGGGCCTGGTGCCGTTCCTCGTCGGCGACGCCGTGAAGGCCGCCCTCGCGATGGGCGCGCTGCCCACCGCCTGGAAGTTCGCCGGCCGCCGCGGCTGA